tcaaaatatgaCTTAAGGTCTAAATTTCAGGCCATGAGCCAATAACCAGTACAGTTATCTCCATGTCAGAGCCAAAATCCCACCACTATCAGCCACTGATAGGGATACACGGAGCAAGCTGAGTCATTTTCTCCCATGTTAAGAACGCTCTGTTTTGTAACTAGCTCTTAAATAACAGGAGGTTGTTAGGATTCTTTGCACACacaatttttaaagcagaagtgCACAGTCCAGCTCATGATCCAGTTAACTTGCTCTCATTCCACTGAAATCCACTGCAAGTGTTCAGTTGAAATTGGTATGGACAGAAATGGATCAACAGGGGTGCACTCCAGGGCCCATCTACTTGTTTGATTTACTATGTGGAAAACTCTTGTCCATCCACCTTCAgctaaatatttaatatatctGTCTCCATTAAGTTTTCTAAATGTCAGCACATCACATTGTTTTTCCAACATAAAGTTACTAGGAGACACATGCCAGGCTGAACATGCCATTTACTAAAAACAAAATCCTTCATATGCAATATTGACTTTGGCATTAGGCACCTTCTGCAGCTAATTAATTTGTAATGTTAATTTCAAACTCACCCTCCTGTCTGCTTACTCTGCTAACAGAATACATATTATGTATAATGTGTCctcatttcattttaatgtaCTAAAATGCATGTCAAAGTTCAGAATTTTAAATCCTGAAGACCATAAGAATATGTGAAACATAGAATGTCATTATTGTTACATTTCTTAAATTCTGCAATGCTCTAagcaaaaattaataaatagaaaatagTTTATTCAGCATTTAGGTCTCTGTGTTCTAAAGTTGAAGTTTTGTCTCTAGGTTGAGGACATTCAGTGAGAGTTCAGTCACTAAGCAATAGCTTGCTCAGTGCCACCAGTGTCCCAGCTTTCAGAGCACCATCATGAACATGACCATAGGAATTCTGACATTCAGAATTCTCTGTTTACAGTCCTGATTgatctcccctttccctgcttATGCATCTTCCTTTTCAAATTCCACAGGATGTGAATAAAGACatagaagaaatttttcccaagTAGTGAATAAAGAAATATGCATCCAGTATTTCAGTTTCCCCTTAAAGAGAATAAAACCCAAAAGGTCCTAAATGAATCAATTTCTAGAAGTATGTTGTAATTCTTTGTTAGGACTCATTTTCCACACCTTGAGTTTTAGTTTGAAAGTCAGTCTAAAAATAGCATTTAATAGAAACTGGTAGGTGTGTTTAAAGTGGATTATCTCTTATCTATCCAATGCAGGACACAGAAAGTTAACTGAAGTTTTGATGTGGGAACTTGGGATCAGAAGGAATTTTGTTCCCAGTTTTAGCAGAAGCCTGTTTTTGCTAGCCTGCTATTAATATAATGTGTAGGACACTATAGGCCTGATCTAATTTGGAGATTGAGGTGCTTATCATCTTTTAGAATACAGGTTTATGGTGTTCAATAATGTCCTCCAAAATTTGGGAAGAAGGCTTAATTTCACCATGCGATACTGTGCTATGTGTTAACTAAGTATGCATGAGGAAGTTGCTGGATTTCAGGTGCAGAGCATGGAATATCAGACATTTAAGACAAACAGAGGTTTGAACTTACCCATGGCATTGCAGTCTCACCCACCCTGAACCTTGGGAAAAAGGTCAGCACGCCCAGAGATATCATGGTGGAGGAGCTGTCGACGCTCAGCAACAGAGGGGCCAGGCTCTTCAAGCGCCGCCAGCGGAGATCTGACAAGTACACGTATGAAAATTATCATTACGTGGCAAGCAAGCCTAGAAATGTGAGTATTTTGTAATGGCTTCTTGGTGATTCTACATCAGATTCCTTTGGTGCTCATGATATGCACTGTGTGTGATTTACTTTAGTTTCAGGATAAATAAAAGCAACATCCTAGAATGAGGCTAAGAAGAAATGACGCAATTGTATTTTATTACATGAGATCCTGtagacatgaaaataaatttacatttattttcatatggTATGGCTATTTCCAATGTCTTTGATCACTTGCTCAACAGAAGTTAAATTACACTGGGATAAAATGAGATCCAGTTTGAGCTTTGATTAAtctgcctttttaaaataaatcagcacAAAAGAAATCCCATATAAAAAATCTGAACAACTCCACCGAGCACCCAAGGCTATTATTAAACACTATAATTAAAAGCCCATCTATTAAACACTATCATTAAAAGCCCATCTATATCTAATACTATTGAGTATTAGAAGCTACACAGATTCTGAGCACACCATCAATCTTGTCAGAATGCTGTATGCAATTCCATGATTTTGCTACAGTCTGACTGATCCATTTCCCTCTAGtccatttttcccccccaaaaccACAGAGTACAATTGGTTTACAGTCAGTATGACATTCCAACACATGAAAAAACGATGCCTCTGGCTCCTGTTCCCTCCCCTAAGTGTCTATTTAGCACCGCTGGTGGTGTCTGCATCATCTTTAGGGTTCTGCCTGCCAAAGTTAATCTTTTTAACATACTTCAGGATGACTAGAAAACATTCTGCCTTgatctttttttgttgttacttCAAGTTTAAACAAGtattatttgtttcttttcctattcAAGAAATTCTTACTCTAAACCAGTCTatatttaaattgcttttaGCCTATGTGTCATGGCTAAAATAAGATGCTGACTTCTTATGAGACTCTAATTCTATATTTATGCAACAATGATTAAGCCTTCAGATGTTTCCTTAGAACTGATATCCCAATAGGAGGGTGGAAAATAACAGCATATCATGAATCTCCAGAAAGTGACCTGCACTGAAGTTGTTATTTCTACtacaaataaaggaaaagacaaTCCCAAACAAAAGCAGTGCAACAAATGCAGCAAATTTTCAACTGATATGGGAAGAGATGCTTTGAAGAATCAAAGGGCTCAAACTTGCCAAATTTCTTGACCCTTTGCATTGCATGGGGGCTCTGTATGGCACAGAACAGCTTCTAGTGACcaaaaaatgctcatttttgGTTACTTGGACAATGTAAGTGTGAAGGGAATACCCTACCAAACAGCAGCATAGTGTGCTTTAGTATTGTACACGCTGGAAATCAGATCTGGGCTGTAAATCAGAGCACTGGTGCAGCCTCCCAGAGAATGCCCTGCCTGAAACGTTATTTCTTCCTGTCTGAACACAGCGTGGAGAGCCCATGCAGAGTGTCAGAATGGACGGCCTCAGTGTGGAAGGAATGCCCCAGCACGCCCCAATGACACCTCCCAACACACCTGACCCCCGGAGCCCTCCACACCCTGACAACATCGCCCCAGGTAACACTGCACACACTGACTGCACTCAGCCCCATTGCACAGCAAAGAAATGACCATTAAGGCAGTATCTTCAATTAGAAGATAATGGACTAATATTAAAATACACACATTTGAGTCAGGTAACTAATCAGAACTTCTCCCAGAAATTCTGGGATGCTCTTAGTTGCTTgtgttcatttttaaaagatctGATATACCTTTTGTACTACTTCTCTCTAAACTGAAAACATAACAATATCAAGAGAGGTAGCTCCTATATGTACAGGTCTTAAAAACACTGAGAAAGAGATCCTTTGATTTAAAATCACATTGatatattgatttttctttgtcAAACCACTGTTTCCAACATGCAACACTCTGCTCAACAGTCAGCAAGCTATCCATTGTAGTTTAATTATCCATAAATGTAAATCTGAAGCCACTAAATTTTGCTGGAACCATTTAGAGAGGAGTAACTTTGAAAGGAATTTGCCTCTGGCTGCATAAACTGTTCTTTTTTAAATCCTTAACTGTGAGGGTACTGTTGGCTTTATTTAAAGGAGTGAGTTACAAGAAGGCCTTATTTTGTATTCTTTAAAGACTAGAGAAGgctaatttgttttaattaatttattcagTGATATAGCCCTTCTTCCTGTTTATGAATTATCCATGAGCAGACTGTGGTTTTTACAAATTCATTCTTTGTTCAGAATTACTCAATGCATGTTTTGTGCAGACCTTTTCCAGTCCATGTAAACTAGGtcagtcctgctctgctggtgtCTGCTGAGGCTCTGTGCATCCTTTGGCCAAACACAATGCAAACAGAGGTAATTTCCATTGCTAAGACATGATGGAAATCTTCAAGCCTTTCTTTAGGCAAAAAAGGTCTGGTCAGAGTAGGTATTAAGCCATGGGGAGGTTTAAGCTTATAGAATGAAACAGCATTCATTTAGAGACCTAGATGTAGATGTACTTGTGGAAAATTTCACTCAAAGAGGTAGAATTATGTTACTTTTAATCAACAgtctgcttttaaaatctttttgttAATTTAGCCTAAGGACTCTCCGGTTTCAAACAAATGCTTACAATAGAAGCAAATTTATAAAAAAGACCAAAATAAACTCAGCCTCAAAAGAAGTTGGAATACTTTGGAGGAATTATCTGTCTAAAAAGCTACAAATTTGCCCTGCCTGGTCTTTATTTCTGTGTAGCTCCAGCCTGGTGACTTGGCCCAACTGTTCATTTTAACTCACTGAGAAGTTCTGCTGTGTTAGTTCCTGCTTGCACAGGATGGTGCAAGGAAGCAGAAAACACAAAGAATTATTATAATCATTTTACCTTGACCACATTGCAGGATATTCTGGACCACtgaaagaaattcctcctgaaaaGTTCAACACTACAGCTGTGCCAAAGTATTACCAGTCTCCCTGGATAGAAGCCATTAGAGATGATCCAGAACTACTGGAAGCTTTATATCCTAAACTTTTTGCACCTGAAGCAAAGCCAGAACTGCCTGACTACAGGAGCTTTAACAGGTAATCATAAATAAACACGGAATTTTACTGACCAGAGGAAAATTactatgaaataaaatatttccaccAGCTTTAAAAACCCTACCAGCCATGGTTGCAAGTATATGCATAAACAtgaacacacacagagattGCAAGTGGTAAACAAGAGCATTAAGGAGCAAATTAGTCTATCTCTAAAGTATGGGCCCAAATTCAAACGCTAGAACTAGGAACAGAAGATAAATTGCtgaaaatattgaaagaaagaaagtatCAGAATCCAGTGCCCAGAGAAGCGGGGGATGCCCATtgctggaggtgttcaaggccaagcTGCATGGAGCTCTCAACAACGTGGTCTAGGGAAAGATCCCCCGGCCCATGACAGTGGGTTGGAACTAAATCATCTTTAagggcccttccaacccaaaccactctatgattctgtgattcagtgtACTCAATAAATGGGAAATATGAGCTTCAAATTCCTTTCAGGGTGCCTGTTGTTGACTTCAGTAAGTGTAGTATTGTCAGATGTCTCAGTCAGAGCTTCGTTTCTAAGTTGTCTAATGCAAAGTactctttttctatttcttttttaatacaaCTCACATGGCTTTGTCTTAGGCAACGATGGTGTAATGAACTTTATCCCACAACCAATCCCTCACACTAAATAACTAGGAGATTTCTCTGTTATTGCAGTATAACATTTCTTATATATTTGACAACCTTCAGCAACAAACTAACAGCTTAAACATTGTTTTACTTACAGAGTAACTAGTGTATCATGGCTTTCAGTAGAACTGGATATATGGACAACACCAGGTTTTTAAAGCTTGAAAGCAAATTCTTACTCAtgccttttgctttctttcattcCATTTACACTACttttatttattgaaataatGAACAACCCTGCTGAGTTTCAGACAGCTGAGCCAAACCAAAACCCCTCCTCATAAGGCCTGACAGCAatcttttgaaaaacaaaattggCCACAGCAATACATGTTGTTATTACATTGCAAAGGTTCCACATTGCTAGAGTTTTGTGCCTCCTTAATGTTTCTCATATGCAGCCCCCctaagcactgactcttccttctcACAGGAACTACCTAACTCCAGTTCCACTTagccaaccaaccaacccactcttttatagcactcttaTTATCAGCTACAGCTGTGGCttgttaaagtcaggcctgctcctaatccttaatgattaacccagctgcaactctttatATAATTACTTTCTatatactacctttatttaattacattctatccccctacaaaTACAAACTTAGAAAAATATGCCACAAACATCACTTCTGTTCCTGATGTTGATGCGGGCCCCAACTAGGAGTGCAAAGACTAAAACATTGCACATTTCAGCATCAAAATTGGCACTGCAGACACTGCATTAGCTTTGATTTCCTAGCAGCAATATACATTGCCATGTTAATAACTGAGTCTGTGTGGCACACTCTCCTCAGCAGACAAAACAGCAAATGCAAGCCAGAGAAGTGCCACAGCTGCCAACATCAGAACAGTAACAGCACAGTTCATGTACTGTGCTTATTgtaacctaaaaaaaaaaaaaaaaaaaaaaaaaaaaaaaagagcccaAGGAAAAATGCTAAAGATACAAATGCATGGAGACAGAATCAGTTCTCCCTCTCATAAGAGGTGCTAGTCATTATTGTGAAGGACAGCATCAGACAGGACACAGAGACTCCTTTAACAGGGATATCTGTCTTGAGATGGTGTCTGATGGCTTCTTTGTGGATTTTAAGGCTGTCTCTGTGGCCTTGTGTTCTGTTAGCTGCCCTCTTCACAACACTAACTATTTGGATTTCTTTCTATGTGGAGTTTCTCTGCGTATGACATGGCAGAATGAGGCTCAGCAGTCTGAATTTCTTGAACATATGTGCATTTTTATAAGGGAAAAGTCAATAACCTCTCTTGTAACTGCCATAAAACCCTAAAATTTGGCACATAATCCAGATCCAGACTGTGAAACTGGTAAAGTTCAAACCAAAAAATATATAAGCATAGTCCATCACAACTcttctttccatggaaaaaaactGATATCCAGTAGAAAAGGATGCTTGATAGCCCTAGAAAAGTTACATGCTACAGTCAGACTGATGTTTTCTAGCAGATTCAAAAAAAGTTTGagtatttgaaaaattaaaattcaagaTACTCATCTCTTGGAGAGGATTTCACAGCCATGACTTAGATGTCTACACTCCTAAAAATGCACAGGAGAGTGTTTGATGATGGGATTTAAAACAGCACAgtgccatgccatgctatccaGCAGAAGAAGACTACCTGGACTTCTGTGTCTAAATCCTATTAAGTCATTCTGTGCATCTAGGTCACAGCATCCTTGGCCTGCTTAATTGCAGTCTTGGAGAGAAAGCAAATTATAGTGTATTAAACAATTAAAGTGTGATATAATGGCACCATTTTGTTATCAGTGAGGGGATCTATCTAGGCTTTCCATCCTGCTTAATCAACCAGCAAAGCGCCATTGTGTTTGTTCTCCTGCAGAGCACTGCTACAGTCACCATTAGTCAGGAGGGGTGTGGTTCGCAGCAAGTGTGAGCCATAGGATTCCCAAGGGAAATGGGCCTGGGAACCCTCCCGGTTCATT
This sequence is a window from Melospiza georgiana isolate bMelGeo1 chromosome 5, bMelGeo1.pri, whole genome shotgun sequence. Protein-coding genes within it:
- the MYOZ2 gene encoding myozenin-2 — its product is MLSDSALAKERKEQASAIMDEIHRNVSPTLNLGKKVSTPRDIMVEELSTLSNRGARLFKRRQRRSDKYTYENYHYVASKPRNRGEPMQSVRMDGLSVEGMPQHAPMTPPNTPDPRSPPHPDNIAPGYSGPLKEIPPEKFNTTAVPKYYQSPWIEAIRDDPELLEALYPKLFAPEAKPELPDYRSFNRVATPFGGFERASKLVKFKVPDYNMLMLNDPRFMILANPLAARRSFNRTPKGWTSENIPVVFIQPAESNPVPETEDL